One window of the Benincasa hispida cultivar B227 chromosome 3, ASM972705v1, whole genome shotgun sequence genome contains the following:
- the LOC120074337 gene encoding uncharacterized protein LOC120074337: MEAVDWESSSGGASGDEDNYEEDINNEEECLCASGYLRKLQFRKHASTARWNDRMGMAEVLENKGSLWTTTGIVRCGKIYCSIEETLFLIEVGALHLLDHDNSSLSLEDVYKKIAEGKNGCLWEQFEVYRHLKSLGFIVGKHKVPWSLKSVRDGSNISSPSSIENKGASDVKSEDERSISELLDGIQLEEVMPIFDVFLPHNKFRKSSPGDPNFMVYLTRGYPPSKKDLEVLARTSRGIPMKYCHVEHGRVCFFSFDTVELPILP, encoded by the exons ATGGAGGCTGTGGATTGGGAAAGCTCCTCAGGAGGAGCTAGTGGTGATGAAGACAACTATGAAGAAGACATCAACAACGAAGAAGAATGTCTTTGTGCATCTGGGTACTTGCGCAAGTTGCAATTCAG GAAGCATGCTTCAACAGCTCGATGGAATGATCGGATGGGAATGGCAGAAGTTTTAGAGAACAAGGGAAGCCTTTGGACGACAACTGGCATTGTACGTTGTGGCAAGATTTATTGTTCCATTGAGGAAACTTT ATTTCTTATTGAAGTAGGGGCCCTGCATCTTTTGGATCATGATAATTCAAGTCTTTCTTTGGAAGATGTATATAAGAAAATAGCTGAAGGAAAAAATGGGTGTCTTTGGGAGCAGTTTGAAGTTTATAGGCACCTCAAATCTCTTGGTTTCATTGTTGGAAAGCATAAAGTTCCTTGGTCTCTGAAGAGTGTTAGGGATGGCAGTAACATTTCATCTCCAAGTTCTATTGAAAACAAAGGAGCATCAGATGTCAAATCAGAAGACGAGAGATCGATTTCTGAACTATTAGATGGCATTCAACTCGAGGAAGTAATGCCTATTTTTGATGTTTTTCTTCCACATAACAAGTTTAGAAAGTCTTCTCCTGGTGACCCAAATTTTATGGTCTACTTGACCAG gGGATATCCACCTTCAAAGAAAGATCTTGAAGTTCTTGCGAGAACATCCAGAGGCATTCCAATGAAATATTGTCATGTTGAACATGGACGTGTCTGCTTCTTTTCATTTGATACGGTGGAGCTCCCTATCTTACCTTGA